In the genome of Capricornis sumatraensis isolate serow.1 chromosome 4, serow.2, whole genome shotgun sequence, the window GGCTCTCAGCTGAGTATAGTACATGAATACCAGAACTTAGTTCAATGAATTATGATTACATTCTTTCTATAATAATAGTTTAAAAGTGTAGGATGAGTTTGAGAACTCTTcgttattatttcagtttttgacttcatggaaaacatagaaaaaaaaatattcagggcCAGAATTGTATGATCTTGTACAATTGTTCATATAAATTCTAATCAGTACATTTTTCCATGTGATGTCATACTCTAATCTTAATACAAGCATTTTTAACAAGAAAATCTCAATTTTGTGTATAGTAAAACTTTGCTACTGTTAGTTTCTCTACTACTGATTAGGCATATCACTTAAAcaggcaatttaaaaaaattgtatgcaTAAGCTATTATCTCAAAATAGCCACAGATATGagaaagttataaaaaaaaaaacaccttagttATTGATTATCAAAAGACCAGCTTAACATcaagcatttatttaaatatataactgaCCATAGCAAATGTAGTCATAGTTGGTATCCAGCAACTACAAATTGGCAATTGGCATGGGTACTTGCCATAtaacctctacaaggattaaatcatgtgctgctgcaactactgacctTCACCCTCCCTGAAGGAGTGAGGGTAGAGagaagaaatgaggcactctcTGCTCCAAGAAAACTGcaaggacaggtcttcagatagttagatacactcaggagctgattttatgagcccaattcttgtatctcctcataacCAGGAAAGTACAAAATTCTTCATGGTGCAAATTGTTTCTCATGACTGGCAGAAGCTTCATAAGACCAGcagaaattctaaaataatatATGCTATCCTTCCCCCgtacctctttggaacagtttctcagttTTCTCAGAGTTATTTGAGGCACTGTCTCCTGGGTTGCTCATATTGCCCACCTAAAAACTTAACACACAGCTCTCAAGTTTTTCAAGTTGTCAGTTTCTTCAGGCTGTTTAAAAGAATTGCTATCGTATATATGTTAATATTGGCATTCCCCTAAAGCAGGTTCTGTATGATAATTTTCCCTAAGCAGCTATTCACTATAATAGTTTTTTGAATTGAAGAATAATATAGTGCTGTTTgaatggcatcatagactcaatggacatgaatttgaacaaattccaggagatagtaaggaacagggaagcctggtcttcTGCAGCCAGGagtctgaagtccatggggtcgcaaagagttggacatgactgagcgactgaacaacagcacagAAAATGTTAAACTCGATAATGGGAAAAGTTTTTTGATTTCTCAAGAAAATgtaattacatttttcttttagttgtaCTGTTTTTCACATAGTTAAAAAAGTAGGCCACAGTATGAAAAGATGAGTGCATGCAAAATTCTAATTAGACTGTCATATTATGTTTATAGTCTTTGTGtagtaaattaaaataagattaaatatGATTTAATACTCACTTAATTTCTAGAAAACCTGATTTCTAGTGAGATTGTAAAACACTATTCTCTCTTGTGTGCACCTGCTCTGCCTCTTTCtgactttaattttctaaaagttagtgttaaataattaaattaaaaatgtttcaaagtaGGAAATACAATCACTCCCACAGTTACAGACTAGAAAAACCAGCCCTAAAGGAAGAAAAGTACATGAGAGAAGGGCTGCGATTTGAATGGAAAAAAACTGTATACTGTATAagcatatatttgtgtatatgtgtatatatatgaagaatTCAAATTTGAATAGCAAAGAGAAAATATACGTATACAAATATCCTTGATAAACTGCTggcaataaaaatatgaatgatgAAAAATGAATCAAGGGAGGCTGTGTGGATATTAATAGATTttgaaattcctggattttcattTAATtgcttttcattcatttgtgtctAATTCATAAAACgggacttttatttttcatttgcttgaGAAAAATACAGTCCTCTTTGCCGTGTCCATGAAGGCTCGCTTGACTTGCTGATTTCTTAGGGTATAGATAAAGGGGTTCAGCATAGGAGCTATGGAGGTGTTTAGCACAGCCACCCCCTTGCTCAAAGACACCCTGTCCTTTGCTGATGGATTCATATACATGAAAATGCAGCTGCCATAAGAGATGGAGATGACAATCATGTGGGATGAACACGTGGAAAAGGCTTTTGTCCTCTGAGTGGTAGAAGGGATCCTCAAAATTGTTCTGATGATATATGTATAGGACAGAATTATTAATGCTAAAGTGAACAAGAGAATAAACACAGCACAGGAAAACCCTACTATCTCTAGAAATTTGGTGTCTGAACAAGAAAGGTATAATAAGGGGAAATAATCACAACTAAAATGGTCAATAACATTGGACTTACAGTAATCAAGCTGTAGGAAGAGCATTACTAATGGGAATATGATTAAGAATGAAGCCAGCCAAGAGGCCAAGACAAGCAGTGTGCATACTCTGTGATTCATGATGGTCATGTAATGCAGCGGTTTGCAGATGGCAATGTAGCGGTCATAGGACATGGCAGCCAGAAGATAAAACTCAGTGactcccaagaaaatgaaaaaaaataactgagcCATACAATCATTAAAAGGGATGGTTTTATCTCCTGTAATAATAGTGGCCAAGAACTTGGGTATACTGACAGTTGTGAATGAAATTTCTAATAAGGAGAAATTCCtgaggaagaaatacatgggggTTTGGAGGTGGGCATCAAGTAGGGTCAGGGTGATAATTGTCAAGTTCCCAGTGATGCTGAGCATGTAGGTGATGAGCAGAAAGATAAAGCTCACAACCTGAAGTTGTGGGTCATCTGACAGTCCCAGGAGGATAAACTCTGTTATTTCTGTGtagtttctcattttttcttcttcttctttagaGTAACCTTCAGgagaaaacataaacagaagaCACAGAAAAGGGGATTATCTATGTTCAGCACTGGGATTGGTCTCTGAAAGTAAACCTATTGTGCCCTGCTAACATAATTCAGGAGGTTGTTTAAAAGTTAATGAAATAGATAACTTGCTTTGAAGTAAGTTTTTACTACATGTCAGATTTGTGATTCACAAAGAATGCTACTTTATAAAATCTCTAGTTTACAAATTGGTATCaggctaaaaatattttttaaaatcttatacaAACAATATATCCTTCACATGAAAAGCAAGGATTATAATCTATGTTTTTCTCAAATCTAGGAAATACAGGAAGAGAAAAGCTACCTGTTGAGTCTTTAAAAAGAGTCTCCACAGGATCCCCTCCTATTGGGATACTCTTTGTCTTTTCTTCAACCTCAGTAAAATCATCCTATCCTAATGTCTGCCACCTAGTTTCTCATATAATGATTGTTTCCTAGCGTAATATAGAAAAACCAAATGTGTCAGGAGAAAGGCCACTCAGTTGCATATGTTTCCAAAAGGAAAATCAAGGAAGATAAATCTTTAGCTACAAGACAGATTTCTAAGTTTTGAGTCAGACTCACACTCAACTTCTCAACCTCCGACTCCTCTGAAGCCCCAGATAAAGGAATAAAGGAATCCAGGTCATGTATCTGTTTTGATGGTCTTCTCAGATATTAGATAGTCAAGAGTAGAAAGGAGGCAGAGTGGGTATTAAGTATATTGGATCTGTGTCATGAGCTAAGGAAACCAAAGTGTGtcaatatctaaaataaaacattacctTCAGGAGAACACTTATTTTCTTCCAAATCTCTCTATCTAAATATTATTAGCATTCTCTCTCTATCCATATGTGTATATCCTgatttttacattatatttttattttatctacatTAATATTCCCTTAATAGAAGTTCTATTTTGTCAGTCTACTAGTATAATTCATGAAAGAGCAATAAAGTCTTTATTTTGTCATCATAATAGTAGCAGAAATCATTTAACCAGTTTATTTCAATATCTGAATCATTGACTACAGTAAGTCTTTGACtatctggatcacaacaaactgtggaaaattcttaaagagatgggaataccagaccaccttacctgtctcctgagaaaccggtatgcaggtcaagaggcaacagttagaaccagacatggaacaatggcctggttccaaattgggaaaggaatacatcaaggctgtattttgtcatcctgcttatttcacttctatgcagagtgaagcgaagtgaagtagctcagtcgtgtctgactctttgcgacccaacggactgtagcctaccaggctcctccctccatgggattctccaggcaagaatactagagtgggttgccatttccttctccaggggatcttcctgacccaaggatcgaacccaggtctcccacattgcaggcagatgctttaacccctgagccaccaggaaagccccagagtacatcatgtgaaatgccaggctggatgatgcacaaactggaatcaagattgcccggaaaaaatattaacaacctcaaatatgcagatgataccactctaatggcagaaagtgaagaggaactaaagaggctttggatgagggtgaaagaagagagtgaaaaaactcgtttaaaattcaacatttaaaaaactaaatcatggcatccagtcccattggtttatggcaaatagaaatggaaaaagtggaagcagtgacagatttttcttttctgggctccaaaattactaaagacaatgactgcagccatggaatcaaaagatgcttgctccttggaagaaaaagctatgacaatcctagacaacatatttaaaagcagagatataactttaccaaaaaggtccatattgtcaaagctatagttttttcagtagtcatgtatgaatgtgaaggttggaccataaggaaggctgagcatccaagaactgatgttttcaaatgatggtgctggagaagactcatgagagtcccttggactgcaaagagatcaaaccagtcaatcctaaaggaaatcaaccatgaatattcaatGGAGGGACTGTTGGTGAATGAAGCagcaacactttggccacctaatgtgaaaagccaactcattggaaaataccatgatgctggaaaagattgaaagcaaacggagaatggggcagcagagggtgagatggttagataccatcactgactcaatggacatgaatctgagcaatctctagaaaatagtgaaggacagggaaacctaacatgctgcagtcaatggggtggtgaaaagctggacatgacttagtgactgaataacaataacaataacaaatttCAATATCAGTTATTTTGTGAATTCTCATTAACTTGTAGCTTTTACATTCTAATGTCAGGAGAGAAGTTTTTGCAATAGAATACTTAATTTCAAGGTGTGGGTTTGTTGATTTGTTAGCATGTAATTTATTGTAACGTTGTAAAAgttctcacattttttttctctacaaaCCTGAGCTCTCTTTTCATTTACTCCTCTGTATAGCAGAAAGTAGAGCTGCTGCTGATTTAGAGAAAATTCCAACTAAGGTCAATGGTGGCCAGTGCACTGGGAAAAAAATGTGATGTTCACATTAAAATGAACCTATCGTTTTGCTAATCCTCAATGACTAGAGAAAAAAGTTTAAGAGCATTTATAAGAAAAGCAAGCCTTACAAGCATAATGTCTTAGGCAAATTTATGGCAAGTCAAGTATTtgatagatatttaaaatttaaaactcattgTTCTCAATGAACAATCCTCTGCAGTTAACAGCTATTTATGACTCTCATCTGTAAATCATTTTTGGTATGTGAGGTGTCAACCATTCCTGGGATGTTTTTGGTAATGTAATAAAGAATATATCCAGGTCTCTAAGTCATCATTTCATACTTTCCTTACTAATGGCTCATTCGCGTTTTTTCAAGTTCCAAGGATCTTAGATAGTAAGCTTCATGTTCCTTtatgtctctttctttttaatgaattctAATGTGTTGGATAGCTCAGTGTCAAATTAGGTTTGtggatctttgaaaaagaaaatcaacctatataataagcaaatatttgtcattgagttaaataaaatttggAGTTAAATAACATAACTGGAAATTATTCTGAGGACACATCTGCTATTCCACAGTAAATTGTAAGAATGGCTTCTTTG includes:
- the LOC138077890 gene encoding olfactory receptor 6C1-like, whose product is MRNYTEITEFILLGLSDDPQLQVVSFIFLLITYMLSITGNLTIITLTLLDAHLQTPMYFFLRNFSLLEISFTTVSIPKFLATIITGDKTIPFNDCMAQLFFFIFLGVTEFYLLAAMSYDRYIAICKPLHYMTIMNHRVCTLLVLASWLASFLIIFPLVMLFLQLDYCKSNVIDHFSCDYFPLLYLSCSDTKFLEIVGFSCAVFILLFTLALIILSYTYIIRTILRIPSTTQRTKAFSTCSSHMIVISISYGSCIFMYMNPSAKDRVSLSKGVAVLNTSIAPMLNPFIYTLRNQQVKRAFMDTAKRTVFFSSK